One genomic window of Terriglobales bacterium includes the following:
- a CDS encoding four helix bundle protein: MKDFRSLEVWQKAHQITLAAYRLTKLFPPDERFGLASQIRRAAASIGANIAEGCGRRGDAEFHRFLQMAMGSASELEYHLLLSRDLEYLNPTDHKDLTAEVIRVKRMLSSLIRTVDESREKARAASA, from the coding sequence ATGAAGGATTTCAGAAGCTTGGAAGTCTGGCAGAAGGCACATCAGATTACGCTCGCAGCCTATCGGCTTACGAAACTATTTCCGCCAGATGAACGGTTTGGCTTGGCGAGCCAGATTCGCCGTGCAGCTGCATCGATCGGGGCCAACATTGCTGAAGGCTGCGGCCGCAGAGGCGATGCTGAATTCCACCGCTTTCTTCAGATGGCAATGGGTTCGGCAAGCGAACTTGAATACCATCTGCTTCTTTCACGAGATCTCGAATATCTTAATCCGACCGATCACAAAGACCTCACGGCGGAAGTAATACGCGTTAAGCGCATGCTCAGCTCTCTGATCCGCACAGTCGATGAATCGAGAGAAAAAGCACGTGCGGCAAGCGCCTAA